The proteins below come from a single uncultured Carboxylicivirga sp. genomic window:
- a CDS encoding YfhO family protein, with translation MIDRIKALLPYLGAVLIFIILSAAYFTPVLEGKKLPQLDNSHAIAMSKELADFEKQTGEKSMWTNSMFGGMPAYQIKSDSSKNIFSYLNKYTRLGLPYETIAIVFLYMFGFYLLLLSLKVDKWLSIVGAIAFAFGSYNLIIIIAGHITKTYAIALMAPTVAGILYAYNKNKWLGGLITTVALGMEIAYNHVQITYYLALMVLVIVIAKFIYALKEKALKAFVQSSAVLLVAALLAILPNLTNLLTTYEYGKYSIRGASELSAQDGKKEHSGLDIDYAFSWSYGKKETLTLMIPNIVGGASEGIGSSEGAMDHVDNRLKEYVAQSSQYWGGRVFTSGPVYIGAIICFLFFIGAFYYKGKERWWLIAATVLSILLAWGKNFEGFNHFMFYNFPLYNKFRTVEMALVIASFTMPVLGFLGLKEVLEKPELIKQDSKWFLIAFGLTGGVSLLFALVPGVFGIYDFLSEQEVSAFAAQIQQGGDQAMMYKLLQDNLISARQYLMTSDAWRSFIFILIGSASLWFYSQNKLASRYIVWGFAILIFIDLWGVDKRYLNNDKFETKTKAKEEFAKSKADQAILRDTDKYYRVFPIYRDPFKDGFTPYWHKSVGGFHGAKLRRYQDLVDRYLYNNWQTLMQSLQKAQSLGDLEVELENMPILNMMNTKYVIYNPGAAPIFNPAYMGNAWFVNKIKIVANADEEIAAIGGVDLHKTAVVDQKFADLVKGYSVDSIQGSINLATYAPNKLLFESSTNQDQIAVFSDIYYDKGWDAYIDGKKVDIFRANYVLRALLIPSGEHTIEFRFEPKLFNTGQWLAIISSVVIIIMVMGAGFWIWKNKE, from the coding sequence ATGATTGACAGAATAAAAGCCCTATTACCTTATTTAGGAGCCGTTCTTATCTTTATTATTCTTAGTGCAGCTTATTTTACACCTGTGCTAGAAGGTAAGAAATTGCCACAGCTCGATAATTCGCATGCAATTGCAATGTCGAAAGAATTGGCTGATTTTGAGAAGCAAACAGGTGAAAAATCCATGTGGACGAATTCCATGTTTGGTGGAATGCCAGCTTATCAGATTAAAAGTGATTCATCAAAAAACATTTTTAGTTATCTGAATAAATATACCCGATTAGGTTTACCATATGAAACCATCGCCATTGTATTCTTATATATGTTTGGCTTTTATTTGTTACTGCTTAGTTTAAAGGTTGATAAATGGCTAAGTATTGTTGGTGCCATTGCTTTTGCCTTTGGTTCCTATAACCTCATTATAATAATAGCCGGGCATATTACTAAAACTTATGCCATTGCTCTGATGGCACCTACTGTAGCCGGTATTTTATATGCATACAACAAAAATAAATGGCTGGGTGGATTAATTACTACCGTGGCATTGGGTATGGAGATTGCTTATAACCACGTGCAGATTACCTATTATTTAGCCTTAATGGTATTGGTAATTGTTATTGCCAAGTTTATTTATGCATTAAAAGAAAAGGCACTTAAAGCTTTTGTTCAGTCATCCGCTGTGTTGTTAGTAGCAGCCTTGTTAGCTATACTTCCAAATTTAACCAATTTATTAACTACCTACGAATATGGTAAATATTCGATACGAGGTGCTTCCGAATTAAGTGCTCAGGATGGTAAGAAGGAACATTCTGGTTTGGATATTGATTATGCTTTCAGTTGGAGTTATGGTAAAAAAGAAACGCTTACATTAATGATTCCTAATATAGTTGGTGGAGCATCTGAAGGTATCGGTTCAAGCGAGGGAGCAATGGATCATGTCGATAACCGTTTGAAAGAATATGTAGCTCAATCAAGTCAATATTGGGGTGGTCGTGTATTTACTAGCGGTCCTGTTTATATAGGAGCCATTATCTGTTTCTTGTTTTTCATCGGTGCCTTTTATTATAAAGGAAAGGAAAGGTGGTGGCTAATAGCTGCTACTGTTTTATCTATTCTTTTAGCCTGGGGAAAAAACTTCGAAGGTTTTAATCATTTCATGTTCTATAACTTTCCGCTTTATAATAAGTTTCGAACCGTTGAAATGGCCTTGGTTATTGCATCGTTTACCATGCCGGTTTTAGGTTTTTTAGGATTAAAAGAGGTACTTGAAAAACCTGAATTGATTAAGCAAGATAGCAAGTGGTTTTTAATTGCTTTTGGTTTAACCGGAGGTGTAAGTTTGTTATTTGCTTTAGTGCCTGGTGTATTTGGTATTTACGACTTTTTAAGTGAGCAGGAAGTAAGTGCTTTTGCTGCGCAAATACAGCAAGGTGGCGATCAGGCAATGATGTATAAGCTGCTTCAGGATAATTTAATTAGTGCACGTCAATATTTGATGACTAGTGATGCTTGGAGGTCTTTTATATTTATTTTGATTGGGTCGGCCTCGTTATGGTTTTACTCGCAAAATAAATTGGCTAGTCGTTATATTGTTTGGGGATTTGCCATCTTAATCTTTATTGATTTATGGGGTGTTGATAAACGTTACCTAAACAACGATAAATTCGAAACTAAAACCAAAGCGAAAGAAGAGTTTGCAAAATCAAAAGCTGATCAGGCCATATTGAGAGATACTGATAAGTATTATCGTGTTTTTCCAATTTACCGCGATCCTTTTAAAGATGGATTCACTCCGTACTGGCATAAGTCGGTTGGTGGTTTCCATGGAGCTAAATTGCGTCGTTATCAGGATTTGGTTGATCGCTATTTATACAACAATTGGCAGACTTTGATGCAGTCGTTGCAAAAAGCTCAGTCGCTGGGCGATTTAGAGGTTGAATTGGAAAATATGCCAATCCTCAATATGATGAACACAAAATATGTGATCTATAACCCTGGAGCAGCACCAATTTTCAACCCTGCATATATGGGAAATGCCTGGTTTGTAAATAAAATCAAGATTGTTGCCAATGCCGATGAAGAAATTGCAGCCATAGGAGGTGTTGATCTTCATAAAACAGCTGTTGTGGATCAGAAATTTGCTGACTTAGTAAAAGGTTATTCAGTTGATTCTATCCAGGGAAGTATTAATTTGGCTACTTATGCTCCGAATAAACTTCTATTCGAATCGAGTACTAATCAGGATCAAATTGCTGTATTTAGTGACATTTACTACGATAAAGGTTGGGATGCTTATATTGATGGTAAAAAGGTAGATATATTCCGTGCTAATTATGTTTTAAGAGCATTATTGATACCATCCGGAGAACATACCATTGAATTTCGATTTGAGCCTAAATTATTTAATACGGGTCAATGGCTTGCCATTATAAGTTCGGTTGTGATAATAATTATGGTGATGGGAGCCGGCTTCTGGATATGGAAGAATAAAGAGTAA
- the modC gene encoding molybdenum ABC transporter ATP-binding protein: MIEVDFTLQRDNFDICIQENFHVGITGIFGSSGSGKTSLLQSIAGLTTPEKGRIVIQDREVFNSSSKVNITVQNRNIGYVFQEGRLFPHMTIEKNLLYGMKRFGSKHLGFDQVVDLLNLRHLLKSKPTMVSGGERQRTALGRALLSHPKILLLDEPFSAVDINLRSQILPFLLKIHRKVKIPILVVSHDLPDLLKLTNRLCLIQQGRCIGHADYQDLLTSDSALEMFGKQSIINSLNMQVEGVDSTKGLTILSVDKGENKIRINCEKSRQNYKPGETIKLFINSDDIALSRHKLNEVTIQNQLKGVIVDIIKRESTELCIMDVGFQLVVEITAESGKRMAIEKGSEVWCLFKSVAIDVAN, from the coding sequence ATGATAGAAGTTGATTTTACTTTACAACGCGATAATTTTGACATCTGCATACAGGAAAATTTCCATGTGGGAATTACTGGCATCTTCGGTTCGAGCGGTTCGGGAAAAACTTCGTTATTGCAATCAATTGCCGGACTAACAACTCCTGAGAAAGGCAGAATTGTAATTCAAGACAGAGAAGTTTTTAACTCATCTTCTAAGGTAAATATCACGGTTCAAAACAGAAATATTGGGTACGTTTTTCAGGAAGGACGACTTTTTCCGCATATGACAATTGAGAAAAATCTTTTGTATGGAATGAAAAGATTTGGCTCAAAACACTTAGGATTCGATCAAGTTGTTGACCTACTAAATCTTCGTCATCTTTTAAAGAGTAAGCCCACCATGGTTTCAGGTGGAGAAAGACAACGAACTGCCTTAGGACGAGCACTTTTATCACACCCTAAAATATTGTTATTGGATGAACCATTTTCAGCTGTTGACATCAACTTACGAAGCCAGATTTTGCCTTTTTTATTAAAGATTCATCGAAAGGTTAAAATTCCAATTCTAGTAGTCAGCCACGATTTACCTGATTTACTTAAACTAACCAATCGACTTTGCCTGATTCAACAAGGAAGATGCATTGGCCATGCCGACTATCAGGATTTACTAACATCGGATTCAGCTCTTGAAATGTTTGGAAAGCAATCGATCATCAACTCGTTAAATATGCAGGTTGAAGGAGTTGATTCAACAAAAGGTTTAACAATACTATCAGTAGATAAAGGAGAAAACAAAATCAGAATTAACTGCGAAAAAAGTCGTCAGAATTATAAACCAGGCGAAACCATAAAGCTTTTTATTAATTCGGATGATATAGCTTTATCACGACATAAGCTAAACGAAGTAACTATTCAAAACCAATTGAAAGGAGTAATTGTCGATATAATTAAGAGAGAGTCGACTGAACTTTGTATTATGGATGTTGGATTCCAGTTAGTGGTTGAAATCACAGCAGAATCAGGAAAACGTATGGCCATTGAAAAAGGAAGTGAAGTATGGTGCCTATTTAAATCAGTTGCTATTGATGTAGCAAATTAA
- the modB gene encoding molybdate ABC transporter permease subunit, giving the protein MNQLFNFNSAELYAIGLSLKVAFYCTIVAVPLALIVGYVMARKNFRGKAIIESIIHLPLVMPPVTTGYLLLLLLGTKGIIGKWLDSAFDIRLAFTLPAAIIASIVVAFPLIVRSVRTAMEMIDPGLEDASYILGASKIKTFFRITIPLALPGIVSGGILGFARSLGEFGATITFAGNITGETQTLPLAIYAYMQVPGQEMSTLRLVLVSVIISFIAMTGSELYIKKQLKTKRR; this is encoded by the coding sequence ATGAATCAACTTTTCAATTTCAATTCAGCAGAGCTATATGCAATAGGCTTATCATTAAAGGTAGCTTTTTATTGCACAATCGTTGCTGTGCCCTTAGCTTTGATTGTTGGTTATGTAATGGCTCGCAAAAACTTCAGAGGTAAAGCGATTATTGAAAGCATTATCCATCTTCCACTTGTAATGCCACCTGTAACCACAGGATACTTACTTTTGCTTTTACTTGGGACAAAAGGCATAATTGGAAAGTGGCTTGATTCAGCATTTGATATAAGACTGGCTTTTACATTACCGGCAGCCATAATTGCCTCCATCGTTGTAGCATTTCCATTAATTGTTCGATCGGTACGTACAGCCATGGAAATGATAGATCCAGGACTTGAAGATGCCTCTTATATATTGGGAGCAAGTAAAATTAAAACCTTCTTTAGAATAACCATCCCCTTAGCTTTACCCGGAATAGTATCTGGGGGCATTTTAGGATTTGCCCGGTCGCTAGGAGAATTTGGAGCTACCATCACATTTGCTGGCAACATTACCGGCGAAACACAAACACTTCCTTTAGCTATTTATGCATACATGCAAGTTCCCGGGCAAGAGATGTCAACACTGCGATTAGTATTGGTTTCAGTAATTATATCATTTATTGCAATGACTGGCTCTGAACTATACATTAAGAAACAGTTAAAGACTAAAAGAAGATAA
- a CDS encoding alpha/beta hydrolase-fold protein, giving the protein MSRLTFSLLLITSVQILFAQPKPKDIVIGQSIEIKSKYLHRSVSIYLTLPSDDIASCYPLAILLAANENDFRASILKNQFITVGVPSQNLKTDFLKEADRDSYYNFIIKELLPYIRNHHQISNVKLITGHSLAGAFVVESLIKHPDKFAFYLATSPTMQIINKTELKNLELDHFKALYFSIGRSENYPDLTQANHSFNFILDSLHIQSLYWKFDVLKDENHETNAFTGFCKGYSYYKTFSTIPDSILKSSIDSIQIHIDKVKEEIGISIPLNENILMSNILLNLANHSYNNAATTIKYIANNQPKLIKQEENTFLQVAKELRINGGREMAYYTYKYIFEITKSNIAQKNLEELKQGF; this is encoded by the coding sequence ATGTCAAGACTTACTTTTTCATTACTACTGATTACATCAGTTCAAATATTATTTGCCCAACCTAAACCAAAAGACATTGTAATTGGACAGAGCATTGAAATAAAATCGAAATACCTACATCGATCCGTTTCAATATATCTGACTCTCCCGAGCGACGACATTGCATCATGCTATCCACTTGCCATCCTATTGGCTGCTAATGAAAATGATTTTAGAGCATCAATTCTTAAAAACCAATTTATAACAGTTGGGGTTCCATCACAAAATTTAAAAACTGATTTTTTAAAAGAAGCAGATCGCGACTCCTATTACAATTTTATTATCAAGGAATTATTGCCATATATTAGAAATCACCATCAGATCAGCAATGTAAAATTAATAACCGGGCACTCACTGGCTGGAGCTTTTGTTGTAGAGAGTTTGATTAAGCATCCCGACAAGTTTGCATTTTACTTAGCAACAAGTCCAACAATGCAAATCATCAATAAAACAGAACTTAAAAACCTTGAACTAGATCATTTTAAAGCATTATACTTTTCAATTGGGCGCAGCGAAAATTATCCTGACTTAACCCAAGCCAACCATTCATTTAATTTTATACTTGATTCACTTCACATCCAATCACTTTATTGGAAGTTTGATGTTTTAAAAGATGAAAATCACGAAACAAATGCTTTCACAGGATTTTGCAAAGGCTACAGCTATTATAAAACATTTTCTACCATTCCGGATAGTATTCTAAAATCAAGTATCGATTCGATACAAATACACATCGATAAAGTAAAAGAAGAAATAGGAATATCCATTCCACTAAATGAAAACATCTTAATGAGTAATATCCTGCTTAATTTAGCAAACCATTCATATAACAATGCCGCAACCACAATTAAGTACATTGCAAACAATCAACCCAAATTAATTAAACAAGAAGAAAATACATTTCTTCAGGTAGCTAAAGAATTGCGCATTAATGGCGGACGAGAAATGGCGTACTATACTTACAAATACATTTTTGAGATTACAAAAAGCAATATTGCTCAAAAAAATCTGGAGGAATTAAAACAAGGATTTTAA
- the typA gene encoding translational GTPase TypA, whose product MQEIRNVAIIAHVDHGKTTLVDKMLMAGKLFKDHQDMGELIMDNNDLERERGITILSKNVSVMWNDVKINIIDTPGHSDFGGEVERVLNMADGVLLLVDAFEGPMPQTRFVLQKAIALGLKPIVVINKVDKPNCRPEEVHESVFDLMFSLDATEDQLDFPSVYGSAKENWMSTDWKVKTDNIHAIFDAIIEHIPAPEYNKGTPQLQITSLDHSKYLGRIAIGRLHRGELKVNQDVSLVKRDGSIARTRIKELNVFDGLGRTKVEQVSCGELCALVGIEGFDIGDTIADFENPEPLEPIAIDEPTMSMLFTINNSPFFGKEGKMVTSRHIKDRLTKELEKNLALRVEDTESADAWNVYGRGVLHLSVLIETMRREGYELQVGQPRVIIKEDMGEKLEPVEDLTIDLPEEHAGKAIEMVTQRKGELKIMEKKGERVHLEFNIPSRGIIGLRSNMLTATQGEAIMAHRFIEFQPWKGPIEKRINGSLIVIESGTSIAYGMDKLQDRGKFFIEPGEDVYMGQVVGENNREGDLTINVTKAKKMSNMRSSGADDKVKLAPPIKFTLEEALEYIQGDEYVEVTPKSIRLRKILLLEHERKRASKQE is encoded by the coding sequence ATGCAAGAGATTAGAAATGTAGCCATTATCGCGCACGTTGACCACGGTAAAACCACATTGGTAGACAAGATGTTAATGGCTGGAAAGCTGTTTAAGGATCACCAGGACATGGGTGAACTTATCATGGATAACAACGATTTGGAACGTGAGCGTGGTATCACTATTCTATCAAAGAACGTGTCCGTAATGTGGAACGATGTTAAAATCAATATTATTGATACACCGGGTCACAGTGATTTTGGAGGAGAAGTTGAGCGTGTTTTAAACATGGCCGACGGAGTTCTATTGCTTGTGGATGCCTTTGAGGGGCCTATGCCACAAACACGATTTGTGCTACAAAAAGCTATTGCATTGGGATTAAAGCCAATTGTAGTAATTAATAAAGTTGATAAACCTAACTGTCGTCCTGAGGAAGTGCATGAATCAGTATTTGATTTAATGTTTTCTTTAGATGCTACAGAAGATCAGCTTGATTTTCCTTCAGTTTATGGTTCGGCTAAAGAGAACTGGATGAGTACTGATTGGAAGGTTAAAACTGATAATATTCATGCTATTTTCGATGCTATCATCGAACATATACCAGCTCCTGAATATAACAAAGGTACTCCTCAGTTACAGATTACTTCATTAGATCACTCAAAATATTTGGGTCGTATTGCCATTGGTCGTTTGCACCGTGGTGAGTTGAAAGTAAATCAGGATGTGAGTTTGGTAAAACGCGACGGAAGTATTGCTCGTACTCGCATTAAAGAATTGAATGTTTTTGATGGATTGGGGCGTACTAAAGTTGAGCAGGTTTCGTGTGGTGAGCTATGTGCATTAGTTGGTATCGAAGGTTTCGATATTGGTGATACAATTGCTGATTTCGAAAATCCAGAACCATTGGAGCCAATTGCTATCGATGAGCCAACTATGAGTATGTTATTTACCATTAATAACTCACCTTTCTTTGGTAAAGAAGGTAAGATGGTAACATCTCGTCATATTAAAGATCGTTTAACCAAAGAGCTAGAGAAAAACCTTGCTTTGCGTGTTGAGGATACAGAATCTGCAGATGCATGGAATGTTTACGGACGAGGTGTACTTCACTTGTCTGTATTGATTGAAACAATGCGTCGCGAAGGATATGAGCTTCAAGTAGGTCAACCACGTGTTATCATAAAAGAAGACATGGGTGAGAAGTTGGAGCCAGTTGAGGATTTAACAATTGACTTGCCGGAAGAGCATGCAGGTAAAGCAATTGAGATGGTTACTCAACGTAAAGGTGAGTTGAAAATCATGGAGAAAAAAGGTGAGCGTGTTCATCTTGAATTCAATATTCCATCACGTGGTATTATTGGATTAAGAAGTAATATGTTGACAGCAACTCAGGGTGAAGCTATTATGGCTCACCGTTTCATCGAGTTCCAACCTTGGAAAGGACCTATCGAAAAACGTATCAATGGTTCATTGATTGTTATCGAATCCGGAACATCCATTGCTTACGGTATGGACAAACTTCAGGATCGTGGTAAGTTTTTTATTGAGCCTGGTGAAGATGTTTATATGGGGCAGGTAGTAGGCGAAAATAACCGTGAAGGTGATCTTACGATAAACGTAACTAAAGCTAAGAAGATGAGTAATATGCGTTCTTCTGGGGCTGATGATAAAGTGAAGCTTGCACCTCCAATTAAATTTACTTTGGAAGAAGCTTTAGAATACATTCAGGGTGACGAATATGTGGAAGTTACGCCAAAATCTATTAGATTGCGTAAAATTCTACTTTTGGAACACGAACGTAAACGCGCATCTAAACAAGAATAG
- a CDS encoding TatD family hydrolase, whose product MQFIDFHTHQLSSDEDVVSVFNVPLSESSSDISNEFASIGIHPWEIGDIYNQFKHVELNINKSSVIAIGECGLDKVNGPELSVQLDVFRKHIHLSEKYRKPLIIHCVKAYSEIIKLRKDIQPRQPWIFHGFNSSVETLNQALKEGFYFSFGPIVLNEASKTVKALFKAPINKIFIETDNLDVSVKNIYYQVSKIKEIELDLMLKQLKFNFDTIFKF is encoded by the coding sequence ATGCAATTTATCGATTTTCATACCCACCAACTCTCTTCTGATGAAGATGTAGTGTCTGTTTTCAATGTGCCTTTGAGTGAATCATCTTCTGATATTTCAAATGAATTTGCCTCAATTGGGATTCATCCTTGGGAGATTGGTGACATTTATAATCAGTTTAAACATGTTGAATTAAATATCAATAAATCAAGTGTTATTGCAATTGGTGAGTGTGGGTTGGATAAAGTAAATGGTCCTGAATTAAGTGTGCAGCTTGATGTTTTTAGAAAGCACATTCATTTGTCGGAAAAATATAGAAAACCACTCATTATACATTGTGTAAAGGCCTATTCCGAAATCATCAAATTGCGAAAGGATATTCAACCCAGGCAGCCTTGGATTTTTCATGGATTTAATAGTTCGGTTGAAACGCTGAATCAGGCATTGAAAGAAGGTTTTTATTTTTCGTTCGGTCCCATTGTTTTAAACGAAGCTTCTAAAACTGTAAAAGCTCTGTTCAAAGCTCCGATAAATAAAATATTTATTGAAACTGATAATTTAGATGTATCTGTTAAAAATATTTATTATCAGGTATCTAAAATAAAAGAAATAGAGTTGGATCTGATGCTAAAACAACTCAAATTTAATTTCGATACTATATTTAAGTTTTAA
- a CDS encoding sulfite exporter TauE/SafE family protein, with translation MLQTFWNPLDTSLTIWLITLFSAFLIGISKSGLKGTAMITIPLLAHFYGGKISVGIILPFLIMGDLMALGFYFKSGKIKYIIKLIPWAIIGILIATYVGNQINDQQFKLTIAIAIILCLVLLVYNELRKKKINLTDNKIFGGTLGLAGGFATMIGNAAGPIFNLYLLSMRLPKEAFIGTGAWFYLLLNLFKVPIHIVSWETITWKSFQLNVVMFPALLIGSFIGKKVVSYIPEKQYRYLVYTVILLSAILLFFK, from the coding sequence ATGCTTCAAACATTTTGGAATCCATTAGATACTTCCCTTACAATATGGTTAATAACTCTTTTTAGTGCGTTTTTGATTGGTATATCAAAAAGTGGTCTGAAAGGAACAGCAATGATAACTATACCTTTGCTTGCTCATTTTTACGGAGGTAAAATCTCAGTTGGCATTATATTACCTTTTCTCATAATGGGTGATTTAATGGCTTTGGGGTTCTATTTTAAAAGTGGAAAAATCAAATACATTATTAAGCTTATTCCGTGGGCTATTATTGGAATATTGATTGCAACCTATGTAGGAAATCAGATCAACGATCAGCAGTTTAAATTAACAATAGCAATTGCCATTATTCTTTGTTTGGTTTTGCTTGTGTATAACGAGCTGCGAAAAAAGAAGATTAACCTGACAGATAATAAGATTTTTGGTGGTACACTTGGTTTGGCTGGTGGTTTTGCAACAATGATTGGTAATGCTGCCGGACCAATTTTTAATTTGTATCTTCTTTCGATGCGCTTACCCAAAGAAGCTTTTATTGGAACCGGGGCATGGTTTTATTTGCTACTGAATCTTTTTAAGGTACCTATTCATATTGTAAGTTGGGAAACAATTACATGGAAGAGTTTTCAATTGAATGTGGTTATGTTTCCTGCATTGTTAATAGGTTCCTTTATAGGGAAAAAGGTGGTGAGTTACATTCCTGAAAAGCAATATCGATATTTGGTTTACACTGTCATTTTGTTATCTGCTATTTTGCTGTTCTTCAAATAA
- a CDS encoding branched-chain amino acid aminotransferase, giving the protein MDMNSIDWANLSFSYMKADYNVRCYYRDGKWGELEVHSSEYVNIHMAATGLHYGQEAFEGLKAFKGKDGKTRIFRIEENAKRMYNSAIGVMMAAVPEKVFVDAVLKAVELNKRFIPPYETGASLYIRPLLFGSGPKIGVSPANEFLFMVFVMPVGPYFKEGFKPTDMMITRKYDRAAPLGTGHIKVGGNYAASLRAGDEAHANGYSASLFLDSKEKKYIDECGPANFFGIKDNTYVTPASHSILPSITNMSLIQLAEDMGLTVERRPIPLEELSTFEEAGACGTAAVISPIAKIDDIDEGRSYIFSKDGEPGKTCLKLYNKLRGIQYGDEPDTHGWVTVVD; this is encoded by the coding sequence ATGGACATGAATAGTATTGATTGGGCAAATCTTTCATTCAGCTACATGAAGGCTGATTACAATGTTAGATGTTATTACCGCGATGGTAAATGGGGAGAATTAGAAGTACATTCTTCTGAGTACGTCAATATTCATATGGCTGCCACCGGCCTTCATTATGGCCAGGAAGCATTTGAAGGATTGAAGGCTTTTAAAGGGAAAGACGGTAAAACACGTATTTTTCGTATTGAAGAGAATGCCAAAAGAATGTATAATTCGGCAATTGGTGTCATGATGGCTGCCGTCCCAGAAAAAGTGTTTGTTGATGCTGTATTAAAAGCTGTGGAGTTGAATAAGCGCTTCATCCCACCATACGAAACAGGAGCCTCTCTATATATTCGTCCACTGTTATTTGGTTCAGGGCCTAAAATTGGGGTTTCACCTGCCAACGAATTTTTATTTATGGTTTTTGTGATGCCAGTAGGCCCTTATTTTAAAGAAGGGTTTAAACCTACAGATATGATGATTACCCGTAAGTACGACCGTGCGGCTCCGCTTGGAACTGGTCATATTAAAGTGGGAGGAAACTATGCTGCCAGTCTTCGAGCAGGAGATGAAGCACATGCAAATGGTTATTCGGCCTCTCTTTTTTTAGATAGCAAAGAGAAGAAGTATATAGATGAGTGTGGTCCAGCTAATTTCTTTGGAATTAAGGATAATACCTATGTTACTCCGGCTTCGCATTCTATACTGCCATCAATTACTAATATGAGTTTAATTCAACTGGCCGAAGATATGGGATTGACTGTTGAACGTCGACCTATTCCGTTAGAAGAGTTATCTACATTTGAAGAAGCAGGTGCTTGCGGTACAGCCGCCGTTATTAGTCCTATTGCCAAAATTGACGATATTGATGAAGGGCGTTCATATATCTTTAGCAAAGATGGTGAGCCTGGCAAAACATGTCTTAAACTATACAATAAGTTACGAGGAATTCAATATGGTGATGAGCCCGATACACATGGTTGGGTAACCGTTGTTGACTAA
- a CDS encoding 3-deoxy-7-phosphoheptulonate synthase: MTDLRIENVNIVAEDPIIKPNDLKALFPLTDNIIETIEKGQQTVKNILHKTDKRLLVVVGPCSIHNIESAKEYAQKLKALADKVCDSLYIVMRVYFEKPRTTVGWKGLINDPYLNDSYAIEDGLKMARELLCYVAEIGLPAAGEALDLITPQYIQDMFSWTAIGARTTESQTHRNMASGLTSVVGFKNGTNGDIKIALNARMSAAAPQNFVSVDPNGNVAVVKTAGNPNSHIILRGGKEPNYSAEYVKKYEKKLEKEGLEPRLMIDCSHANSNKNANNQQLVCDDVAQQIKDGNQSIIGLMVESNLKFGKQKIPVDLSQLEYGVSITDECIGWDQTESMLRKLRDEVKDILANR, encoded by the coding sequence ATGACCGATTTAAGAATTGAAAATGTCAACATTGTTGCCGAAGATCCAATCATCAAACCAAATGATTTGAAGGCATTGTTTCCGTTGACTGATAACATTATTGAAACCATAGAAAAAGGCCAGCAAACGGTAAAGAATATTCTTCATAAAACCGATAAGCGATTGCTGGTGGTTGTTGGACCATGCTCTATTCATAATATTGAATCAGCTAAAGAATATGCGCAAAAACTGAAAGCCTTGGCTGATAAAGTATGCGATTCGCTTTATATTGTAATGAGGGTATATTTTGAAAAACCTAGAACCACTGTTGGCTGGAAAGGATTGATTAATGATCCTTACTTAAACGATAGTTATGCCATTGAGGATGGTTTAAAGATGGCACGCGAACTTCTTTGTTACGTGGCCGAGATTGGTTTGCCTGCTGCCGGAGAAGCATTGGACTTAATTACACCTCAGTACATTCAGGATATGTTTTCGTGGACTGCAATTGGGGCTCGCACAACTGAGTCGCAAACACACCGTAATATGGCCAGTGGTTTAACATCTGTAGTTGGTTTCAAAAATGGAACCAATGGTGATATCAAAATAGCTTTGAATGCTCGTATGTCTGCTGCTGCACCTCAAAATTTTGTAAGTGTTGATCCAAACGGAAACGTAGCTGTTGTAAAAACAGCTGGAAACCCCAATTCGCATATTATACTTCGTGGAGGCAAAGAGCCAAATTACTCTGCTGAATACGTTAAAAAATACGAGAAGAAACTGGAAAAAGAAGGTTTGGAACCTCGATTAATGATTGATTGTAGTCATGCTAATAGCAATAAAAATGCTAATAATCAGCAATTAGTTTGCGATGATGTAGCTCAGCAAATAAAGGATGGTAATCAATCGATAATTGGATTGATGGTTGAAAGCAATCTAAAATTTGGTAAGCAAAAAATTCCAGTTGATTTATCTCAGTTAGAATATGGTGTTTCCATCACTGACGAGTGTATTGGATGGGATCAAACAGAATCAATGCTGCGTAAGCTTCGCGATGAAGTAAAAGATATTCTTGCTAATCGATAG